One part of the Deltaproteobacteria bacterium HGW-Deltaproteobacteria-4 genome encodes these proteins:
- a CDS encoding ATPase, with the protein MYEAFYGLQDRPFSKTPDPRFLFLSGTHREALARLIHAVEERDLILLTGDIGCGKTTLSRALMDELGDDYKVLLLVNPRLTPIEFLRTLALRLDIVEPSRFKTDLLEEIGGALYAAYEKGICPVLVIDEAQLVPYKETFDEIRLLTNFQLDDRNLLSVVLMGQPELRRRLAHHAYEPLRQRIGMQYALKPLSLVETGEYLDFRLAVAGGAPGLFLPEAVELLYRFSSGVPRRINHIASLALLEGFGREARHIGPKILDAILSELNLVAKSG; encoded by the coding sequence ATGTATGAGGCTTTTTACGGCTTGCAGGACCGGCCCTTCAGTAAGACTCCTGATCCGCGTTTTCTTTTTTTAAGTGGGACGCATCGGGAAGCATTGGCGCGTTTGATCCATGCCGTTGAAGAGCGGGACCTGATCCTTCTGACCGGGGATATCGGTTGCGGTAAGACCACCCTTTCCCGCGCCTTAATGGATGAACTCGGCGACGATTACAAGGTTCTTCTTCTGGTCAATCCGCGCTTAACGCCCATCGAATTTTTGCGAACCTTGGCGCTTCGCCTTGATATAGTCGAGCCGTCGCGATTCAAGACCGATCTTTTGGAAGAAATTGGCGGGGCGCTTTATGCTGCTTATGAAAAAGGAATCTGTCCGGTCCTGGTGATTGATGAAGCTCAACTCGTCCCTTACAAAGAAACTTTTGACGAAATTCGCCTCCTCACCAATTTCCAGCTGGATGACCGCAATCTTCTCAGTGTTGTTCTTATGGGCCAACCGGAGTTACGACGACGCCTTGCGCATCACGCCTATGAACCCTTGCGGCAACGGATTGGCATGCAATACGCTCTAAAACCGTTATCGCTGGTCGAGACCGGTGAATATCTCGATTTTCGTTTGGCGGTGGCGGGTGGGGCGCCGGGACTTTTTTTACCGGAAGCGGTGGAACTTCTTTACCGGTTTTCCTCCGGTGTGCCCCGACGCATCAATCACATTGCCTCCCTGGCGTTGCTTGAGGGTTTTGGTCGTGAAGCCCGACACATTGGCCCGAAGATTCTCGACGCAATCCTCAGTGAACTTAACCTTGTCGCTAAGAGCGGATGA
- a CDS encoding chemotaxis protein CheA: MSDSNSSRAIKDFLAESEEILEQLNLDLVTLGDAIENGGEVDPGLLNTIFRGAHSFKGISGMFGFDDLCELCHHMENLLDSLRLGKVPLSENLVEILFSLLEVLTRLVHGKAESEDFTLDINPFIQRIDALLRGDEPSAPLIPAEGIDPAILRVLTEYEEHRLNESIKNGKNILRVAVNFSLMSFDVELAALTDHLKQYGEVLSTLPSAGDIPGHIGFQLLFGTRSTGEELAGVLQSEDIKIVCLYSAAEVVAPLGLPAKSHPSRPVEVEIVNKEGENNEEERAASLRSLSRTVRVDIDKLDNLMNIVGELVLSKSAITTIAVQLKQQVPNDLTAELQKATRGLERRLEELQQGVMDVRMVPISQIFDKMVRIIRRASNEQGKKITLDVRGAETELDKLIVEDLSDPLMHIIRNAVDHGIETPEERVVTGKSEKGTITLWAAQKGNHVVLEIGDDGRGIDSSRVRQKAIERGLISPEAELSQEDIYNLVFLPGFSTRDEVTDLSGRGVGMDVVKNNIAALSGAIEIDSEFGRGTLMTITLPITLAIIKALIVRVSGRSYAIPINSVLETLMIDASAIRTIERREVMELRQKTLPLLRLTEVFALPAAEKQGSARSFVVVTGMAEKRIGIMVDELIGQQDVVIKSLGKALSFVRGIAGAADLGNQKTILVLDVGGLMNEALRGELARHV; the protein is encoded by the coding sequence TTGAGCGATTCGAATTCTTCCCGCGCCATCAAGGATTTTCTCGCCGAATCAGAAGAAATTCTTGAACAGCTTAATCTTGACCTGGTGACCCTTGGTGATGCCATCGAGAATGGAGGAGAAGTTGACCCGGGACTCCTCAATACCATCTTTCGCGGTGCACATTCCTTCAAAGGGATCTCCGGAATGTTCGGTTTTGACGATCTGTGTGAGTTGTGCCATCACATGGAAAATCTGCTCGACAGTTTACGCCTGGGGAAAGTGCCGCTTTCGGAAAATTTGGTCGAGATCCTCTTCTCCTTGCTGGAGGTGTTGACCCGTCTGGTCCACGGCAAGGCCGAATCCGAAGATTTCACCCTCGATATTAATCCTTTCATCCAGCGCATCGATGCCCTCCTCCGTGGTGATGAACCGTCTGCGCCGCTGATTCCTGCAGAAGGGATCGATCCTGCTATTCTTCGGGTGCTGACGGAGTACGAAGAGCACCGTCTTAACGAAAGCATCAAGAACGGCAAGAATATCCTGCGGGTTGCAGTCAATTTCAGCCTGATGAGCTTTGATGTGGAGCTTGCGGCGCTGACCGACCACCTCAAACAGTACGGAGAGGTACTCAGTACTTTGCCCTCGGCTGGAGACATTCCCGGACATATCGGTTTTCAGCTCCTTTTTGGTACGCGCAGTACGGGCGAAGAGCTTGCCGGGGTTTTGCAATCCGAAGACATAAAGATCGTCTGTCTTTACTCTGCGGCCGAAGTTGTCGCTCCTTTGGGGCTCCCGGCTAAATCACACCCCTCACGGCCTGTCGAAGTTGAGATCGTGAACAAAGAAGGGGAAAACAACGAGGAAGAGCGAGCCGCTTCCTTGCGTTCCTTAAGTCGTACCGTGCGGGTTGACATCGATAAACTCGATAATTTGATGAATATAGTCGGTGAACTGGTCCTGTCCAAAAGTGCAATTACCACCATCGCTGTGCAATTAAAGCAGCAGGTGCCGAATGATTTAACCGCGGAGTTGCAAAAAGCGACGCGGGGCTTGGAGCGCCGTCTCGAAGAGCTGCAACAAGGGGTCATGGACGTACGGATGGTGCCGATTTCGCAGATTTTTGACAAGATGGTGCGGATCATCCGGCGTGCTTCCAACGAACAAGGTAAGAAAATTACTCTTGATGTCCGTGGTGCGGAGACGGAGTTGGACAAATTGATCGTGGAAGATCTTTCCGATCCGCTCATGCATATTATTCGTAATGCCGTTGATCACGGCATTGAAACGCCGGAAGAACGTGTCGTTACGGGAAAATCCGAAAAAGGGACAATTACGCTGTGGGCGGCGCAAAAAGGGAATCATGTCGTCCTGGAAATCGGTGATGATGGTCGCGGTATCGATAGCAGTCGAGTGCGGCAGAAGGCGATCGAACGCGGGTTGATCTCTCCTGAAGCAGAGTTGAGTCAGGAAGATATTTACAATCTGGTCTTTCTTCCCGGTTTTTCAACACGGGATGAAGTGACCGATCTCTCGGGCCGCGGGGTCGGCATGGATGTCGTCAAGAATAACATTGCTGCTCTCTCCGGAGCGATTGAGATCGACAGCGAGTTCGGTCGCGGCACTTTGATGACGATCACCCTGCCGATTACCCTGGCCATTATCAAGGCATTGATTGTGCGGGTCAGCGGCCGAAGTTACGCCATTCCCATCAATTCGGTGCTGGAAACGTTGATGATCGATGCGTCGGCGATCCGGACCATCGAGCGCCGCGAGGTGATGGAATTACGGCAGAAAACGTTGCCTCTGTTGCGTCTAACGGAAGTCTTTGCCCTCCCCGCTGCGGAGAAGCAAGGGAGTGCCCGCTCCTTCGTTGTCGTCACCGGCATGGCTGAAAAAAGGATCGGTATCATGGTCGATGAGTTGATTGGCCAGCAGGATGTCGTCATTAAGTCTCTGGGGAAGGCACTTTCTTTTGTGCGGGGGATTGCCGGCGCCGCCGATCTTGGCAATCAGAAAACGATTCTGGTTCTTGATGTCGGCGGCTTGATGAATGAAGCGTTGCGGGGAGAACTGGCGCGGCATGTATGA
- a CDS encoding chemotaxis response regulator protein-glutamate methylesterase, whose amino-acid sequence MPAIRVLVVDDSAFNRRTIIKMLEAVPGIEVVGYACDGEEGLRKVFDLQPDLITLDLEMPRMDGFTFLRIVMAGRPTPVIVISARSEDENVFRALDFGAVDFVAKPSARISPELFNIREDLVRKVLSGGRTDMSKVLQRNRQVESVVPLSAATHKSGGQSPSTKQTTAMVVIGASTGGPPALQTIFSAIREPLPVAFAIAQHMPPGFTRAFAERMNKLSALTISEAVDGDLVLPGKVFIAPGGKNLVFERSGQETRMRVVNPSPEQRYVPSVDILFTSAAETFAAKTVAVVLTGMGNDGHQGVMAIKKAGGTVIAESEESSVVFGMPKEAIATGCVDTVVPLALVCGEIMRKSGL is encoded by the coding sequence ATTCCGGCAATCCGGGTCCTCGTCGTTGATGATTCCGCCTTCAACCGGCGGACGATAATCAAGATGCTGGAAGCAGTCCCCGGCATTGAGGTCGTCGGTTATGCGTGTGATGGTGAAGAAGGGTTACGTAAAGTCTTTGATTTACAACCCGATCTCATTACATTGGATCTGGAAATGCCGCGAATGGACGGCTTCACCTTCCTGCGTATCGTTATGGCCGGACGTCCGACCCCGGTAATTGTCATATCGGCGCGCTCCGAGGATGAAAATGTTTTCCGTGCCCTCGATTTCGGTGCTGTCGATTTTGTCGCCAAACCCTCGGCACGAATCTCTCCCGAACTCTTTAATATCCGAGAAGATTTGGTACGCAAGGTCCTCTCAGGTGGTCGAACCGATATGAGTAAGGTGCTGCAACGGAACCGCCAGGTTGAGAGCGTGGTGCCGCTGTCTGCCGCCACCCATAAAAGTGGCGGGCAATCTCCGAGTACCAAACAAACGACAGCCATGGTCGTTATCGGCGCTTCGACTGGGGGGCCGCCAGCGTTGCAAACGATCTTTTCCGCCATTCGTGAGCCTCTGCCGGTGGCGTTTGCCATCGCCCAACACATGCCCCCGGGTTTTACCCGAGCCTTTGCCGAGCGGATGAACAAACTTTCGGCACTGACGATCTCTGAGGCCGTCGATGGGGATCTGGTCCTGCCGGGAAAGGTCTTTATTGCTCCCGGCGGGAAGAATCTGGTCTTTGAGCGAAGTGGGCAGGAGACCCGGATGAGAGTGGTCAATCCCTCCCCTGAGCAGCGGTATGTTCCTTCTGTCGATATTCTCTTTACCTCAGCCGCGGAAACCTTTGCCGCCAAAACTGTTGCGGTCGTTCTCACCGGGATGGGAAATGATGGCCACCAAGGGGTTATGGCGATAAAAAAGGCGGGGGGGACCGTGATTGCTGAATCGGAAGAGAGCAGTGTGGTCTTTGGTATGCCCAAGGAGGCGATTGCGACTGGATGTGTCGATACGGTTGTCCCTCTTGCCTTGGTCTGTGGAGAAATAATGCGCAAGAGCGGTCTTTAA
- a CDS encoding ribosome biogenesis GTPase Der, which translates to MLPIVAIVGRPNVGKSTLFNKILGQRKAIVDDFPGVTRDRNYAVVTRYGAPFTMIDTGGFEPVSEERLLVQMREQSQLAVEEADLIIFLLDGRQGLTPADREVAGILRRSNKKILFAVNKIDGSRQEEQMVDFFALAAEELYPVSAEHGHGVGELIDVVLSKLPHSTTAEDIEDMTCLAVIGRPNVGKSSLINKLLGEERMVANPLAGTTRDSIDTPFTYNKKRYLLVDTAGIRRKGKVSAHLEKFSIVQALKAMDRASLVLLVIDAQEGVTDQDVTVAGYAYERGKAILLVVNKWDLVEKDNASMGKFVEKLRLAFKFLPQVPIVFVSAVTGQRVTKIMKEVEVVAEQYSRRASTPELNRMLEDAIRLHQPPIVRGRRMKLFYMTQTGTCPPHFVIFANSAEEVHFSYERYLLNQIRETFNFGGVPLRLSFRARQ; encoded by the coding sequence ATGCTCCCCATTGTCGCTATCGTCGGCCGCCCGAATGTCGGGAAATCGACCCTTTTTAATAAAATTCTCGGGCAACGCAAAGCGATTGTCGATGACTTCCCCGGTGTGACCCGTGACCGCAATTATGCGGTGGTCACCCGTTACGGCGCGCCCTTTACCATGATCGATACCGGCGGTTTTGAGCCGGTCAGTGAAGAGAGGCTCCTCGTACAGATGCGTGAACAATCGCAGTTGGCGGTCGAGGAAGCGGACCTGATCATCTTCCTCCTTGATGGCCGGCAGGGGTTGACTCCGGCGGACCGTGAAGTGGCCGGGATTCTGCGGCGTTCGAACAAAAAGATCCTCTTTGCGGTCAACAAGATCGACGGCAGTCGGCAGGAAGAGCAGATGGTGGACTTCTTTGCCCTGGCGGCAGAAGAACTTTATCCGGTCTCGGCGGAGCACGGCCATGGCGTGGGTGAACTCATCGATGTGGTCTTAAGCAAGCTGCCCCATTCCACGACGGCAGAAGACATCGAAGATATGACCTGTCTGGCGGTGATCGGCCGGCCGAATGTCGGCAAATCTTCATTGATCAACAAGTTGCTGGGGGAGGAGCGGATGGTGGCGAATCCGCTGGCCGGGACGACCCGCGACAGTATCGATACGCCCTTTACCTATAATAAAAAACGCTATCTCCTCGTCGACACGGCGGGAATTCGTCGCAAGGGGAAGGTCTCGGCGCACCTGGAAAAATTCAGTATCGTTCAGGCCCTCAAAGCGATGGATCGGGCCAGTCTTGTCCTTTTAGTGATCGATGCGCAGGAAGGGGTGACTGATCAGGATGTCACCGTCGCCGGTTATGCCTACGAGCGGGGCAAAGCGATACTTCTTGTCGTCAACAAGTGGGATTTGGTCGAAAAAGATAATGCGAGCATGGGCAAGTTTGTCGAGAAGCTCCGTCTCGCTTTCAAGTTCCTGCCGCAAGTGCCGATCGTCTTTGTTTCGGCGGTGACCGGGCAGCGGGTGACAAAGATCATGAAGGAGGTGGAGGTCGTCGCCGAGCAGTACAGTCGCCGCGCGTCCACTCCGGAGCTCAATCGTATGCTCGAAGATGCTATTCGTCTGCATCAGCCGCCTATCGTGCGCGGCCGACGGATGAAGCTTTTTTATATGACCCAGACCGGGACCTGTCCGCCGCATTTTGTGATCTTCGCCAACTCGGCCGAGGAAGTACATTTTTCCTACGAGCGTTACCTGCTGAATCAAATTCGAGAAACCTTTAACTTTGGCGGTGTGCCATTGCGACTGAGTTTCCGCGCCCGGCAATAG
- a CDS encoding diguanylate phosphodiesterase — MSEQDDDKSASRRAEEFLQVFKRGADFTQDLLKENERLRFSLLQLEGQLKNGSSNVDNEETIRMRKRIEELEQQKEEILGRARKVEEENANFANRYVEIESENNMLANLYIASYQLHSTLDFREVLQVITEIVINLIGAEEFAIMLLDEKTNKLQAVMTEGLEISEVPSIAIGDGLVGQMAKTGENYFIDQMDNYERDFYHPLVVIPLKIKERVIGVIVIYKLLVQKPKFAEVDYELFTLLAGHAATAIFSSKLYSESERKLSTIQGFIDLLTK, encoded by the coding sequence ATGAGTGAACAGGACGATGACAAGAGCGCAAGTCGCCGCGCCGAAGAGTTCCTGCAGGTCTTTAAGAGAGGGGCGGATTTTACCCAGGATCTGCTTAAGGAGAATGAGCGGCTGCGTTTCTCTCTCCTTCAGCTTGAAGGTCAGTTAAAGAACGGCAGCAGTAATGTTGATAACGAGGAAACCATCCGCATGCGAAAACGGATCGAGGAACTCGAACAGCAAAAGGAAGAGATTCTCGGACGCGCCCGGAAGGTCGAAGAAGAGAATGCCAACTTTGCCAATCGCTATGTTGAAATCGAAAGCGAAAACAACATGTTGGCAAATCTGTACATCGCTTCCTATCAGTTGCATTCCACCCTCGATTTTCGCGAAGTCTTACAGGTCATTACTGAAATTGTCATCAATCTGATTGGCGCCGAAGAATTTGCCATCATGCTGCTCGATGAAAAGACCAATAAACTGCAGGCGGTAATGACCGAGGGGTTGGAGATCTCCGAAGTTCCTTCGATCGCCATCGGTGACGGTCTGGTCGGGCAGATGGCCAAGACCGGTGAAAATTACTTTATCGATCAGATGGATAACTATGAGCGGGATTTTTATCACCCCCTTGTCGTTATCCCCCTGAAGATCAAAGAGCGCGTGATCGGCGTCATTGTGATCTATAAACTTTTGGTGCAAAAGCCCAAATTTGCCGAGGTTGATTATGAGCTCTTCACGCTTCTGGCGGGGCATGCGGCGACAGCTATCTTCTCGTCCAAGCTTTACTCGGAATCGGAACGCAAGCTCTCGACAATTCAGGGTTTTATTGATCTTCTGACCAAGTAA
- a CDS encoding response regulator — protein MQKKILVAEDSPTMRYLIASTIAALGDFTVIEAGNGFEALRILPHEKVDLVITDINMPDINGLELVSFIRQSPNYRTTPLFIISTEGSARDREKGMTLGANAYLVKPFAPEELQSLIRQYLGE, from the coding sequence GTGCAGAAGAAAATTCTGGTAGCAGAAGATTCTCCCACGATGCGCTACCTGATCGCTTCGACGATCGCAGCGCTCGGAGACTTTACAGTCATTGAAGCCGGAAACGGTTTCGAAGCGTTAAGGATATTACCCCACGAAAAGGTAGATTTGGTGATTACGGACATTAATATGCCCGACATCAACGGCCTTGAGTTGGTAAGTTTTATCCGTCAGAGCCCGAATTATCGAACGACCCCACTCTTCATTATCAGCACCGAAGGTAGTGCTCGCGATCGGGAAAAAGGAATGACTCTTGGTGCCAACGCCTATCTGGTCAAACCCTTCGCCCCGGAAGAACTTCAGTCCCTGATCCGTCAATATCTTGGAGAATAG
- a CDS encoding chemotaxis protein CheW has product MVRVEVKLATFRVGTAFYAIDILRIKEIIRPIKVTTVPNSPPFIEGVINLRGAVIPVIDLRKRFGVATTVDGRLTRIVICLVFRRLFALVVDEVVEVSSYVREELQPPPKFFQGQETDIFLGVAHRADDLLMILDLERFLSLSRMIDFIPPSGMADDRSALSLP; this is encoded by the coding sequence ATGGTTCGTGTCGAGGTCAAACTCGCCACGTTTCGTGTTGGCACCGCTTTTTATGCCATCGACATTCTGCGCATCAAAGAGATTATTCGTCCGATCAAGGTGACCACGGTCCCTAATTCTCCGCCTTTTATTGAGGGGGTCATCAATTTGCGGGGGGCGGTGATTCCGGTCATCGATTTACGTAAGCGTTTTGGCGTTGCAACAACTGTTGACGGTCGCTTGACACGAATAGTCATCTGTCTGGTCTTCCGCCGTCTTTTTGCTCTGGTTGTCGATGAGGTCGTCGAGGTTAGCAGTTATGTCCGGGAGGAATTACAGCCCCCGCCGAAATTTTTTCAGGGGCAGGAGACTGATATCTTCCTTGGAGTCGCACACCGTGCCGACGATCTTTTAATGATCCTTGATCTGGAGCGTTTTTTGTCCTTGTCGCGAATGATCGATTTCATTCCTCCATCTGGCATGGCTGATGACCGTTCTGCTCTTTCCCTGCCATAA
- a CDS encoding two-component system response regulator, with translation MAKQKIMVVEDEESLLKLESILLTSRGYQVCSMRNGRDALECIETEKPDLVLLDVMLPEIDGFEVCRQIKGNPLTSHIPVVLLTAKKGREDMAKGEEVKADWYITKPFKSAMVIETIQRFLNR, from the coding sequence ATGGCAAAGCAAAAAATTATGGTGGTAGAAGACGAGGAGAGTCTGCTTAAGTTGGAAAGCATTTTACTGACCTCCCGCGGTTATCAGGTTTGTAGTATGCGCAATGGTAGAGACGCCTTGGAATGCATTGAAACGGAGAAACCGGATCTGGTCCTCCTTGATGTTATGTTACCTGAAATCGATGGGTTTGAAGTCTGTCGCCAGATCAAGGGAAATCCTTTGACCAGTCATATTCCCGTCGTTCTTCTCACCGCAAAAAAGGGGCGGGAAGATATGGCGAAAGGGGAAGAGGTCAAGGCGGATTGGTACATTACTAAACCCTTTAAGTCAGCGATGGTGATTGAAACTATTCAGCGGTTCTTAAACCGATGA
- a CDS encoding diguanylate cyclase, with translation MSLVGNLEDLGLGDILQIVSLSRKSGELLLRGPNREGRIIFKNGQVNRAVSTDFRENIGDLLVRRGIVDIDVIKQAAELQRTVYPDQRLGTIITEKHGVPKETIDTLVKEQIEKIVYSFFTWNEGTFVFDLGDSNEEAATSFDPLQFMLDQGINPQWLAMEGSRILDERRHRGESLDIVGDEPLLDVASIFAPVAASPPAKESFPLNPFADTKNSLGADQSGTFNLGAELRLELGEDSPAQRGDKGPETPGLHLLRGMLQELNNPALGGGIILLVLRFASELMNRAVIFLVKEYEIVGLGQFGMEALGGISADERVRRMRVPRNAGSVFEQVLQSWTPLKTVTGTGEWDRYLVEELGSGVATEIFVGPIISEGKVVAILYGDNAPQKKVIGDTESLEIFLSQAGLAMEKALLERRLRSKEMLV, from the coding sequence ATGAGCCTTGTTGGAAATCTTGAAGATCTAGGCCTCGGCGATATCCTGCAAATTGTCAGTCTCAGCAGAAAGTCGGGGGAACTCCTTCTGCGCGGTCCAAATCGCGAGGGGAGAATTATATTCAAAAATGGACAGGTCAACCGGGCGGTCTCCACCGATTTTCGGGAAAATATCGGGGACCTCCTGGTGCGCCGCGGGATTGTCGATATTGACGTCATCAAGCAGGCCGCGGAGTTGCAGCGTACTGTCTACCCTGATCAGCGTCTCGGCACCATTATCACTGAAAAACACGGCGTACCCAAGGAGACTATCGATACCCTCGTCAAGGAACAGATCGAAAAAATTGTTTATAGTTTTTTTACCTGGAATGAGGGGACGTTTGTTTTCGATCTTGGCGATAGCAATGAAGAAGCCGCCACAAGTTTCGACCCACTACAATTTATGCTCGATCAGGGGATCAACCCCCAGTGGTTGGCGATGGAGGGGAGTCGGATCCTTGACGAACGGCGGCACCGTGGCGAATCCCTCGATATTGTCGGAGATGAGCCGCTCCTTGATGTTGCCAGTATCTTTGCCCCTGTCGCGGCTTCACCCCCCGCCAAGGAATCTTTCCCTCTCAACCCCTTCGCCGACACCAAGAATTCTTTAGGCGCAGATCAGTCGGGGACCTTTAATCTCGGTGCTGAACTGCGTCTGGAACTTGGTGAAGATAGCCCTGCACAGCGCGGTGATAAAGGCCCGGAAACGCCGGGATTGCATCTGCTGCGCGGTATGTTGCAAGAGCTGAATAATCCGGCTTTAGGGGGCGGGATTATTCTGCTGGTGTTGCGTTTTGCCAGTGAATTGATGAATCGTGCCGTGATATTTTTGGTGAAAGAATACGAAATTGTCGGGCTCGGTCAATTCGGAATGGAAGCGCTTGGAGGAATTTCTGCTGATGAGCGAGTGCGGCGGATGCGCGTTCCCCGCAATGCCGGCTCGGTTTTTGAGCAGGTACTCCAATCCTGGACCCCCCTTAAGACGGTTACCGGTACGGGGGAATGGGATCGTTATCTGGTCGAAGAACTTGGTAGTGGCGTGGCGACTGAGATTTTTGTCGGGCCGATTATCAGCGAGGGGAAGGTGGTCGCTATTCTTTACGGAGATAATGCCCCGCAAAAAAAAGTCATCGGCGATACGGAATCTTTGGAAATCTTTTTGTCGCAGGCAGGGTTGGCGATGGAAAAGGCCTTGCTCGAACGCCGTTTGCGCAGCAAGGAAATGTTGGTCTAA
- a CDS encoding chemotaxis protein CheR, with protein sequence MLFFAPDIPLPDEEFRLLRDLVYQHCGLYFHEENRYLLEKRLSKRLQQLQLKNFKDYYYLLRYSPQRENELTEVVNTLTTNETYFFREDFQLKTFVREILPEIRAQKEKEGERRLRIWSAGCSSGEEPYTLAMLLLDMPAFQGWHIEIIGTDISQRVLNLARKGVYGTSSFRTTDEDYLRRFFVEHEGKYKIVDRVKNLVTISHLNLFDTTKVSLLGKMDVVFCRNVIIYFDATGKKRVIDTFYQRLRPDGFLLLGHSESLMNISNQFSLRHFTHDMVYQRPPVGVSLFPEGL encoded by the coding sequence ATGCTCTTCTTTGCTCCGGATATCCCCTTGCCGGATGAAGAGTTCCGTTTGCTGCGTGACCTTGTCTATCAGCACTGTGGCCTGTACTTTCACGAAGAGAACCGCTATCTCCTCGAAAAAAGACTTTCTAAGCGGTTGCAGCAACTCCAGCTTAAGAACTTTAAAGATTATTATTATCTTCTTCGCTATAGTCCCCAGCGCGAAAACGAATTGACTGAAGTCGTCAATACCCTGACTACGAACGAGACCTATTTTTTCCGCGAAGATTTTCAGCTTAAAACCTTTGTCCGGGAAATACTGCCGGAGATCCGGGCTCAAAAAGAGAAGGAAGGGGAGCGGCGTCTGCGGATCTGGAGCGCGGGGTGTTCTTCCGGGGAAGAACCATATACCCTTGCGATGCTCCTCCTCGATATGCCGGCCTTTCAGGGGTGGCATATTGAAATTATCGGTACCGATATCAGCCAAAGGGTTTTAAATCTTGCACGTAAAGGGGTGTACGGAACCTCGTCTTTCCGGACGACCGACGAAGATTACCTGAGGCGCTTTTTTGTCGAACATGAAGGTAAATACAAGATCGTCGACCGCGTCAAGAATCTGGTGACAATTAGTCATCTTAACCTCTTTGACACAACGAAAGTTTCTCTTCTTGGTAAGATGGACGTTGTCTTTTGTCGTAATGTCATTATCTATTTTGACGCAACAGGGAAAAAGCGGGTTATCGATACATTTTATCAACGTTTGCGCCCGGACGGATTTTTACTCCTCGGCCATTCCGAGTCCCTCATGAATATTTCGAATCAATTCTCCTTGCGCCATTTCACTCATGACATGGTCTACCAGCGGCCTCCTGTCGGTGTGTCTTTGTTCCCGGAGGGATTATGA
- a CDS encoding response regulator, which produces MSNYNVLIVEDSPTMRQLIVFALKRIRGLNIVEAGDGVDGLKKLSATKFDMILTDINMPIMDGLKLVSLVRSDPNYAAVPIVIITTEGASEDKERAIALGANAYITKPIQTTQILDVTRRLLNLPA; this is translated from the coding sequence ATGTCTAACTATAATGTGTTGATCGTAGAAGATTCTCCGACCATGCGGCAATTGATCGTCTTTGCATTGAAGCGGATCCGGGGACTCAATATTGTCGAGGCGGGGGATGGGGTTGACGGTTTGAAAAAACTCTCCGCGACGAAATTTGACATGATTCTCACCGACATCAATATGCCGATTATGGATGGCCTCAAGTTGGTCAGTCTGGTGCGAAGCGACCCCAACTATGCGGCGGTGCCGATCGTGATTATTACCACCGAGGGCGCCAGCGAAGACAAAGAGCGGGCGATTGCTTTGGGAGCCAACGCATATATTACCAAACCGATCCAGACAACCCAGATCCTCGATGTGACCAGGCGCTTGCTGAATCTGCCCGCCTAA